A window of Cryptomeria japonica chromosome 3, Sugi_1.0, whole genome shotgun sequence contains these coding sequences:
- the LOC131033143 gene encoding F-box protein At5g39250, with protein sequence MAEIWSSGEILKIIFPLMSVQDLASCMRVCKQWRDVAKEDYFWKKLCAQRWPSMFKDKRPPPIGASRGYHKLYMSLCRRDRGALPVPRLSFDDIEFYVDIWLADRSVYSDVVPGSVLRSGIINPPAGICDIMKDHLKSLSCKMTIPVNPRFKLFSENIRVSLLVGRRDDDKVASIIDKSGFDYVDGPACRALTYDYLRFAPKYPFVSEIRAWIALLLVDSQDDKMDDKRDVFGIEVDFCDAANSDCEVLWLLDMLDWK encoded by the coding sequence ATGGCCGAAATTTGGTCTTCCGGAGAGATATTGAAGATTATTTTCCCTCTCATGAGTGTACAAGACCTGGCTTCATGCATGCGTGTGTGCAAGCAGTGGAGAGACGTAGCCAAAGAGGACTACTTCTGGAAAAAATTGTGCGCCCAAAGATGGCCTTCTATGTTCAAAGACAAGAGGCCTCCTCCAATTGGTGCGTCCAGGGGTTACCACAAGCTCTACATGAGTCTCTGCAGAAGAGATCGCGGTGCCCTTCCGGTTCCTAGATTGAGTTTTGATGATATTGAATTCTATGTTGACATATGGTTGGCTGATCGGTCAGTGTATTCTGATGTAGTACCTGGATCAGTGCTTCGATCGGGGATTATCAACCCCCCAGCTGGAATCTGTGATATCATGAAGGACCATCTGAAGAGCCTTTCTTGCAAGATGACTATTCCTGTGAATCCCAGGTTCAAGTTGTTCAGTGAGAATATTCGTGTTTCCTTGCTTGTTGGCCGGAGAGACGACGACaaagttgcttccattattgatAAGTCTGGTTTCGATTACGTTGATGGACCAGCATGCAGGGCACTGACCTATGATTACTTGAGATTTGCGCCCAAGTATCCATTTGTGTCAGAGATCAGAGCTTGGATAGCATTGCTGCTGGTGGACTCTCAGGATGACAAAATGGACGACAAAAGGGACGTGTTTGGCATTGAAGTGGACTTTTGTGATGCTGCAAATTCAGATTGTGAAGTGCTATGGCTTTTGGATATGTTAGATTGGAAATGA